From the Lactuca sativa cultivar Salinas chromosome 9, Lsat_Salinas_v11, whole genome shotgun sequence genome, the window CGCCGAGTATGGTGTTATTTGTCATAAGTTGTGCTTCTGTTGTATCAAACTACATATAATCTGATTGTGTTTACGACTACGATGATTAGCTAACTTTTGTCCTTAATTACAGTTATCGTTTCAATTTTGTAAGGTGCTTAATCATTTCGTTTTTCGTCTTTTGTCATCCGTTCTGTTTTCGATCGTTATCTTCTGATAGTATATGGTAAATCAGTCATGTTTGGTTGTTACGATAGATTTGTTGATTTATGTAGCAAAGGATTTAGGAGTTGTGGCTATGCAAATTAGGGCATGTATTTGATAACTAGCTGCTTTGATTTGCGTTGGCATTTGCTTTGTAGTTTGAAATTACTTTTCTTACTTGAACTAACCAATTTCTTACGCATCAGAATTTGTTAATTGTCTCTTGTAGATTCAAGGTCAGTATTTCTATCTGTTTTGTGTGTGTGACCCCTTCTGTTAAGAAAACTTATATGTATCAGTGATTAACATGCTCGCGATTGTGATTATATTTCTCCAGGAAAGACGGAGGAATGAAATTACGTTGAAAGGAATGGGACAAGCAATAAGCAAGACAGTAACGATTGCAGAGATTGTGAAGGTTTGTTAACCACTTTACTAAacttagtttttaattttatttcttcTGAGCTTTCCATGTCCTTTGATTTGAAGCAGAGGTGCATTCCTCAATTGCATCAAGAAACTGAAATCAGTTCAGTATTCATAACTGACGTATGGGAACCTATTGAGGAGGGTCTTCTGGTGTAAGTTTCTATTGAATAAACATGTCTCCTTTAAGTTGATGACAATTTATAATAATTCTGAATTGTTGATTTACAGTGTGGAGATGACCCGACATGTCTCAATGATATCAATCACTTTGTCGATCAAGGAGCTGGACAAAACTTCACCAGGATACCAAGCTCCTCTTCTTGTTGAGCGAATTCGAAAGGCACTCATGTATAACAACTATCAAAGACCCCAACAACCAATTAGATACAATTCAGTAGTTGAAGGTTAGTGGAGTCTAGTCACTAGAGTGGTTTTAATTTATTTGAATTTCTTTTTTTATGTATAAAGGAATAATAAGATTTGTTTTTAGGGTCGTATGGTGGGTATCAAGAAAACAGGGATCCAGGTGAAGGTGGTGGGAGAGGGTGGCGTAGGGGTGGTGGATGTGGTAACTATCGAGGATATGGAAACTATCCTGGAGGTCAATATCGAAACTATCAGAATAGGAACTATCAAGGTAACAAATGAGAATTTTGGTCTTGTTAACATGTTGGTCTCAGAGTGAGCTTGTTAAAACGTATGGTTATCTTTTGTGTTTGATGATTGGAGGTGGATATGGAAGAGGAGGTGGTGGAAGAGGTCGGTGAAGGATGAGTAATGGAGCCAATCAGCAACAATTAACAATAGATAGGAAAAGAAGGAGGAGGTTAGAGTAAATTCGTGTTAACTACCGGTTTCTTTAAAATCGAAGCATACGCATATTATAGTAAAGGTTAGCACACTATTTTACCTTTTGACATTGTTTGTTAAGGGCATTTTGAACAGTTTTTGTCGTGCATTAGACAagaactattggattaatgtcaaTGTGACGCTTTTTTTCTTCAATATTAATGATATGCAAAAAAGTACGTAGAGAAAGTAGCTATACATGCACAACTGCTACACACAAAACCACGGTTTCAGTTTTAACAAAATAGCatgttatattgcaataaaatTATAAATCTAACATGGAAAGTTGGAAACAGTGTTTTTATATTCGAAAATTCATGTTAAAAACACATTGATATGATAGTATGTCATTGGAGTCATCTCCGTTATCTTCTCTCAAGGTTTTTGCGGGAGGATGATTCTCAGTTGTTTAAAGCTCCCTTTTGTTTTCTTGTGAAATACAAAATTGAAAAATGATAGAACACTTGACTTAAAATCCAAAAGAAATGACATTGTAATCGTCTATGTATATTATTAGGTTTTCAAATCTAAACTATGTGAAGTTCATGCTTATCTTAAAACTGGATTTTCTTTTTTGTGTCTGAAAAGCatagcaaaataaataaataaaaattgtatGATCATACACATCGTCGTGTTGACTTTTCATAAATATATGGAGTCGAATTATGGAGATGAACGACTACTAAATATACATCCACCAAAAATTGACTTTTCATAAACATATGGAGTCGAATTCTGTAGATGAACGACTTTTCAAATCTAGTCTCATGAGGGTCATTTGGTAATTTAGTTATTAGACGTCAACAAATAATaggttttattttaataaaaataaaacttggTATTGTTGTTACATGTAAAAGCAAATATCGTTTAATTGCGTCTGAGATAGCATAAAATCTAGGGGATGTTCATTCAGATATATTTATGAAActattctgttttttttttttttaatatattttttttattttgttttattattgtGTTAGTTAAGTTTCAATAGTTAGTTTTTCATCGATTTCATATTAAGTGTAACAAGATCGATTGTCAAACCGTAAGATTAGCTATTCACCACTTCTTTAAACCAAATTAGAGACCTTTGTCTTTTGATTTCAAGGGATGCATTCTTATTTTTCGCAGGcatgttattattttattttattttttgtcaaTTTATTTACTAGTTTCTCAAATAtagaaaatttataattatttttattatataccCATTCTAACTTCATATAACATCATTACAACatattatatatgtaatttaaATAACATGTTAATGATTTAAGAGAATATTATACTATGTTCTATACTCATAGTCCATGTACTCAAATACCAACAATTTCGGAAGAATTTTTTAAAACCCTTCATCAGCGGGATCAAACGCCGGTAGGGTGATCGGAATTCCCAAGTGGTTGTTTCTTTCTTGAGTTTCAAGTCTCCATACTCATTAATATCTCCGATCAGTAGGATTTGGTGATTGGTCACAAATGGGTCCTTCTTTCTATGATCGTTGAAAAGCAGATAGTTCACGGTCCAATAAGTCCAATTCGATCAAATCTCTTTTTGCTGAAGGACATGAACATCCGAATTCAAGAGACGAAAATCGTTATTCAAGTAAGGATACAACTTCTTTTTACATTACCAATTTTCTAGATTATGTGTTACGTAGTGATCTGTGGCGAATATGTGTCCGTCTTGGCAAAGTAGTTGATGTGTTTATTTCGAACAAGAAATCACGAATGGGTAAACGACTTGAGCTTATTAGATTTGTGGATGTTAAagattatgatgttatgataAGGAATTTATGTGATATTTGGTTTGGTTATCATAAACTTTTTGCTCCTACCCCAAGATTTTCGAAAACTGGTGATCCTCCACAACATTCTCAGAAATTTGAGTCCAATGTGGACAAGATTGCTCGCCCTTCCGCTAGTTATGCAAG encodes:
- the LOC111885592 gene encoding uncharacterized protein LOC111885592 produces the protein MDKYKKVEQKRPVIASNANEIRITSQGLLSNYISIATTLLQERRRNEITLKGMGQAISKTVTIAEIVKRCIPQLHQETEISSVFITDVWEPIEEGLLVVEMTRHVSMISITLSIKELDKTSPGYQAPLLVERIRKALMYNNYQRPQQPIRYNSVVEGSYGGYQENRDPGEGGGRGWRRGGGCGNYRGYGNYPGGQYRNYQNRNYQGGYGRGGGGRGR